DNA sequence from the Glycine soja cultivar W05 chromosome 18, ASM419377v2, whole genome shotgun sequence genome:
CACTGTAATTCAATAGGTTAGGACAATATGGAATATAACTATGAAGAAGCTATGATTTAATCAGGCTACAGGCAATTAGAATCCATAACGATCAAATATCAATGATTCATTgctagaaatatatatatagaatgtgCAGTCTTACAAGAAAATAATGTGAATTGCAAAAAGTAAActcctacaaaaaaaaattcacataagaagaaaataactaTGCTCTCTAATTAGAATATGCATTGCATCTCTTCTTCTAGCAAATAGGCAGGCACAAAATAACTATGTTCtcaatgtaataattttaaactaagAATCAGAACAACTTAAGCATGAAGTCTCGGTACAAAATTTAAGCTATATGTCATAAGTCAGAGCAAACACAAAGCAATGATACAGTCAAATAAGGTGTACATAAAGTGAGTTGACCATGTGAAGCTTTTTTTAGGAGAATGAAAACAAAGCGACAAAAGAACCAAATAGGAAGCATAGAGTGAGTAATTAGCTGTGTGAAGTCACTGTTtcagaagaatcaaacaaagaAATGGAATAATCAAATAGAATACACTTTGTAGAACTCCAGTTCCTTTTTCATCCAACAATTTAAGTTTATTtgacttttcaatttattttttatgagaattggtgaaagaaaatcagacaaaaaaaaatatgactcaTATCGGTGGTACAGAATCACACTAATTCATGCATGACTACATGGTTCAAAGTTGTTTGCAAGTCATCACATGATTCAAATCACAGTATTGCTGAATTGCACAGAAATGTGCAATTCTAACAACCATACATAccaatgaattaaaaattacaagcaCTAATGTATATCAAGAACTGGTAGTTTCCAATACTGATGTTATGTTGTTGAATACTTGAATATATAATCCTGGGTCACAGCCTAGCTCTACTACATAAAAAGATCAAGTCCTACTAGACTCCTAACCTAAACCACTGTACAGCATACAGTCTGTATGAAGGAAGTATACCTGTATCAACAGGTAGAAAAAGATGCCTATGCTAATACAATACAAGCCACCAAGGTCCGCAAGGAAGCTCACtgcaaatgaaaacaaaaaaggatgGAATTACAAATAGTATGAAGCAACAACAGATATTGCCATAAATGGGTTAGCAAAGATATGACTATTGATTAGGCCTAGACCTGTACAAATCATAGAACTTATTAGTTTAACAAATTGATAATTTAACAATTCAGATTGTAGATATAGGTTATTCTCATTTTAGAAATTGAGATATAGAATGAAAGGAATTAGATATTTAAGGATCCAATGGTTAAACTTGACGGTGAAGAAGCTGGCTGATAGTGTCTAGTTTGTGAATGGATGAAGTTAGAAGGACAACAAATGACACTATGACACTAAGGAATGGAAGAAGGTAGCTCACAATGAAGTTATGAAGAAAACAACAATATTACATGACAAAAAGGCAACTTGAGTACTGcaaagaggaagagaaagaaagtCTAGAACTAACTAAATATAACTTTCTACAATAATTGTATACAGATAGCTTGTATATACAACATGCACAAAAAATACTTACCAGGACCCAAAATATTCTGTTTATCAATTTCCACAACATAATCAGAGAGAAAATTGATAAACAATGTAGTGTTGACTAGTCCATCAGTAGAACTTTCAAGGGATGCTCGAAGCTCATTAGTATCACGCAAAACTGAACCTGGGATGAACTCGTGAAATAAAGGCTGTATGAGCTTTAGCTCATGTAAATTATGATATATTCGAGGGAACAAATTGAATTTCACAATATTCGATTGATTCCCTCTGAATGTAACCGGGCTATCATCAAAATCACTCCCATTCTTTAGTGTTCCACTAACGAAACTCACATGTTTCTTAGCAATATCCATTGAAGTGAGTCTAAACTCAAAACCAACAGCAATGGCAGGACTATTGGGGAGATCAACAAACTGCCATGAAATGTACATGTGATCATAGATGACCTTGCAGTTTTTACACTTGAGTGCTATAGTTGGTCCCATGCTTGAGTTGTAACAAGAGTAGTTTGCTAAAGTCGAGAGAGGAACAACTCTTTGGTCAATGAAGCCAGGATTCCCCGTAACTATATTACCCAGATTACGTAGATTTGCACAGCTCATACTAGATACAGTTGTTATATTGAACTCCATGTCATTGATAAAAGAGGCTAATTCCGGTCCATTTGTTGCTCTGACATTGTGCACCTCAATTGATCTCTTTGATATGATCTGGTACAGCAACCTGGTGAAAGGTTGAGTCAAACCAAAGATACATGACACAGAGAAACGGGGaaataagacaaaaataaaagatcttCATTAAATATCCTAACAATAAGGCGACATAAGGCAAAGGAGACTTACACGGCAAATAAACCAATAAATAGTATCCAACTTGCCATGGAGAAAGCTCCACCAAGTTCTGTTTTGCGTTTAGTGACCACTTTCTGATCATCCTAcaagggaaaaaaaatggaaCCAATCAAGCATTTTTCATAAGTCAATAAGTATATGCCAATTGTTTTAAGTGTCTCTGATGAGTAGAACAAAATGGCATGAGAAGGATAATAGCTTATGGCACTAAAACAACAGATAACAATCAGATGACTGTGAGAGCATGCCTATGTTGCAATGCTGATTCTTCAGGAACAGCCACAAGCAATCATAACTGTTGAGTGTTGAACCAAACATTGTTAGTCCTACACATGAATCAAACCAAAGCATTTTTGCCATGCAGGCAACTTAGAAGAAAACGTAAATCCAACCaaatttcaagttttcaaccataacaaacatgcataattaagaaaaatatcaggCAAGGCAAAGGACTCAATTTTCTTTATCTGTTCTGTTCATCATGACACCAATCAAGGTTATACTTAACCATAACATAACAGACCTTCTTTATACAcaataaatgatatttaaaaatgGCTAAAACATATGTGATTTTGAGGTTGTCATTCAATCAGCATTAGAGATTCACCTCACTAATCCACATTTAAATTTGGCATACTTTAGGCTGAAATACAATTTTGGTCTCATTTTACATTTGTGAAATTTCGGTCCCATACTTCTAACTAAGGATTTTAGTCCCTAACTTTTACCAGATGTTAAAATTGGATCCACCATTAGTTTGACATCTAAAATTTAACAGAATTTACTGACATCAATCATCTCTTTAATTGACAGGTTGACAAATAAACTGATCAATGACATGAAAAACATTACACATAAATACTgcaaaattctaataaaatccATATTAGTATTTACGTGTTTCAATATATTAGAATTCTATAttgttttttaagaatattctaATATGTGAAATGTTTTCCATATTAGTTACACATCAACAATTAAGTGAGAGCAAATTTCGTTAAATTTTGGATGCCTAAGAAATCGAGGacccaattttaattaagaattgCATTAAATGCCGGTATATTagaaaacaacaccaaaaatatctaaacaactacatttaaattttatccttGAATAAAAAGACAAACTCAGAGATGAAATTGATTTGTGAAGCTAAACCTTCACCACAATTCAcgaaaccaaaaaaaacacaactaaacaAAACATAAGTCATTGGCCCGAGTGGTATTGGACTTCTTCTTAAGTAAGGCATCTGATTCAAGCCTTGCGGATTGAAAAACCTTATTGTGAGGGAAGAACCCCACTAAAGGTGGCTACTATGAAGATTAGTCACGGCAAAGCTAGTGGATACtccgtatatatatataaaaaagccaaaaaaactaACCAGCCAGTGCCTTGTGGCAAAGCAAATATCCAACCTACTGATCCACCACCTGATCTTGAACCAAACATTCCTCCCATCACCCAGCTTCGTGCACCTCAGAAACACGCAGAACAGAAGCCACGAGAGAAGCATCACGAGCGTGACTTCCAAGAACACCGCCTGCGACTGCGTGAACTTCTTGATGGTGTCGAACGCGAAGAGCGTCTCGGGGAAGCTCAGCGCGTAGTAGTCAACGCCAGAATCGGTGAGGATTGTGGAATTCCCCTCGTAGAGCACGCACGTGTTCCTCACGTGCTGTAGCACGTGACCGGGGGTGCACGCGCAGAGGGTGGTGTTGAAGTTGAAGGAATTCGCGGGGCACGACGCCATTGGAGCTGAAGAATTTGAGATCTAACGATGTGACACCCTTTGGAATTGTGAGTGACCCAGTTGAGAATGGATTGAAAAGAGATGAACTTTATGGAGAATTTGAGGGTAGGAAGAGGAAACATGAAATGGGGTGGATCATGTTTTTGTTGAAACGGTGAAGAACAGCGTGGAAAGAACAGGACAGAACAGAGCAGAACAGGGGGGA
Encoded proteins:
- the LOC114396767 gene encoding uncharacterized protein LOC114396767 isoform X1, which produces MASCPANSFNFNTTLCACTPGHVLQHVRNTCVLYEGNSTILTDSGVDYYALSFPETLFAFDTIKKFTQSQAVFLEVTLVMLLSWLLFCVFLRCTKLGDGRNVWFKIRWWISRLDICFATRHWLDDQKVVTKRKTELGGAFSMASWILFIGLFAVLLYQIISKRSIEVHNVRATNGPELASFINDMEFNITTVSSMSCANLRNLGNIVTGNPGFIDQRVVPLSTLANYSCYNSSMGPTIALKCKNCKVIYDHMYISWQFVDLPNSPAIAVGFEFRLTSMDIAKKHVSFVSGTLKNGSDFDDSPVTFRGNQSNIVKFNLFPRIYHNLHELKLIQPLFHEFIPGSVLRDTNELRASLESSTDGLVNTTLFINFLSDYVVEIDKQNILGPVSFLADLGGLYCISIGIFFYLLIQCEYRIKKLRNEDSIMRRIRNRRKAQEHWDKLRKYVMYTYGCPTIDNNYNSTGKETDCGGCMLHSVRGSGSSRKRRLKSRKDSISLYQKPSLPDNKSASCRPLGSTNDSKLNSENMAKQQNAVSCLDSPQSQESSIIDDKFIPPPPSLEIKGGSEMDLSDIQKNLKNLYEYNVMLRDKLLAAQSLLNSSSTRHTSSVNSSVNNKET
- the LOC114396767 gene encoding uncharacterized protein LOC114396767 isoform X2 codes for the protein MASCPANSFNFNTTLCACTPGHVLQHVRNTCVLYEGNSTILTDSGVDYYALSFPETLFAFDTIKKFTQSQAVFLEVTLVMLLSWLLFCVFLRCTKLGDGRNVWFKIRWWISRLDICFATRHWLDDQKVVTKRKTELGGAFSMASWILFIGLFAVLLYQIISKRSIEVHNVRATNGPELASFINDMEFNITTVSSMSCANLRNLGNIVTGNPGFIDQRVVPLSTLANYSCYNSSMGPTIALKCKNCKVIYDHMYISWQFVDLPNSPAIAVGFEFRLTSMDIAKKHVSFVSGTLKNGSDFDDSPVTFRGNQSNIVKFNLFPRIYHNLHELKLIQPLFHEFIPGSVLRDTNELRASLESSTDGLVNTTLFINFLSDYVVEIDKQNILGPVSFLADLGGLYCISIGIFFYLLIQCEYRIKKLRNEDSIMRRIRNRRKAQEHWDKLRKYVMYTYGCPTIDNNYNSTGKETDCGGCMLHSVRGSGSSRKRRLKSRKDSISLYQKPSLPDNKVKLFIIDLACIWEV